In the genome of Candidatus Nitrosotenuis sp. DW1, one region contains:
- a CDS encoding 30S ribosomal protein S19e: MAKVYDVPADILLSRLADILKSENIGKPEWAMFVKTGSHADRPPQNREWWYIRCASILRKLYLHGPVGINDLRIMYGGAKSVGYGGAHHRDAGGSIIRHAIQELEKLGYVEKVAGKGRVVSHQGMKKLDRLASDILDELAVKNPMLKIYS, from the coding sequence ATGGCAAAAGTCTATGACGTACCGGCAGATATTCTGTTATCAAGACTAGCTGATATACTCAAAAGTGAGAATATTGGCAAGCCTGAGTGGGCAATGTTTGTAAAGACAGGATCTCATGCAGATAGACCTCCACAAAACAGGGAATGGTGGTACATTCGTTGCGCATCAATTCTAAGAAAGCTGTACCTTCATGGCCCAGTTGGAATCAACGATTTACGTATCATGTATGGCGGTGCAAAATCCGTAGGATATGGCGGTGCTCATCATAGAGATGCAGGCGGTTCCATCATACGACACGCAATACAAGAGCTTGAAAAACTAGGTTATGTCGAAAAAGTTGCAGGAAAGGGCCGAGTAGTATCCCACCAAGGAATGAAAAAACTTGACAGACTTGCAAGTGACATTCTAGACGAGCTTGCAGTGAAAAACCCAATGTTGAAAATCTATTCATAG
- a CDS encoding DNA-binding protein: MSYPQDENTPNEAEITAQKEMILKQILSSDARLRLNNVRMVKPDLASLVENYLIGMVSQGKIHAQITDDQLKQILLSTQQPKRDFKFNRR, translated from the coding sequence ATGAGCTACCCGCAAGATGAAAACACTCCAAACGAGGCGGAAATCACAGCACAAAAAGAAATGATTCTAAAACAAATTTTATCCTCTGATGCAAGACTCCGTTTAAACAATGTGAGGATGGTAAAACCAGATCTTGCATCACTTGTTGAAAACTATCTGATCGGCATGGTATCTCAAGGAAAAATACACGCCCAGATAACAGACGATCAGCTAAAACAAATACTCTTGTCAACCCAACAACCAAAACGCGACTTTAAGTTCAACCGACGGTAA
- a CDS encoding zinc-binding dehydrogenase: MKAVVYEEYAPDDNYKKILKVKEIDDPKPKPNEVVFKVKAAALNYNDIWGMRGQPVAVPLPHVSGSDAAGDVIAVGEEVTNIKVGDRVASHSNMSCRVCKACTDGREFDCTKRTIWGFQTGPTWGAFSEITHLPEVNVVKIPDGVSYDDAAAASMTLLTSWHMLVGRAKIKPGQTVLIMGGGSGVGSFGIQIAKLYGCTVIATASGDKLDKCLQLGADFAVDHRKEDWSKEVFKISKEIAKSTGGVPGIDVSFDHIGQTHWNQQLTLLKYGATLVSCGATTGYDAKTDLRHIFFKGTNILGSTQGTRAELEDGFYWMGKGKIKAVVDSVYSFENAAEAHTKMLTGKGLFGKILMKPEA; this comes from the coding sequence ATGAAGGCAGTAGTTTATGAAGAATATGCACCTGATGATAATTACAAGAAAATTCTCAAAGTTAAAGAAATAGACGACCCAAAGCCAAAACCAAACGAGGTAGTATTCAAGGTAAAGGCGGCGGCCCTAAATTACAATGATATCTGGGGAATGCGAGGACAACCTGTTGCAGTACCGTTACCACACGTATCTGGCTCAGACGCAGCTGGAGACGTTATCGCAGTTGGCGAAGAAGTAACAAACATCAAAGTTGGTGATAGAGTAGCTTCTCATTCCAACATGTCTTGTAGAGTTTGTAAGGCTTGCACTGATGGCAGAGAATTTGACTGTACCAAGAGAACCATCTGGGGATTCCAGACTGGCCCAACATGGGGAGCTTTTTCGGAAATTACACATCTTCCTGAAGTTAACGTAGTAAAAATTCCAGACGGAGTAAGCTATGATGATGCAGCAGCTGCTTCAATGACGCTTTTAACATCATGGCACATGCTAGTTGGAAGAGCCAAGATAAAACCAGGACAAACCGTCCTTATCATGGGTGGAGGTTCTGGAGTTGGCTCATTTGGAATACAGATTGCCAAGCTTTATGGTTGTACAGTAATTGCCACTGCAAGCGGTGATAAACTTGACAAGTGTTTGCAGCTTGGCGCAGATTTTGCAGTAGATCACAGAAAAGAAGACTGGAGTAAAGAAGTATTCAAGATTTCAAAAGAAATTGCAAAATCAACAGGCGGCGTACCTGGAATCGATGTGTCATTTGATCACATTGGTCAGACTCACTGGAATCAGCAACTAACTTTGCTCAAGTACGGTGCAACCCTGGTATCCTGTGGAGCAACAACTGGCTATGACGCAAAAACCGATCTAAGACACATCTTCTTCAAAGGAACAAACATCTTGGGTTCAACTCAAGGTACAAGAGCAGAGCTTGAAGACGGATTCTACTGGATGGGCAAAGGAAAGATAAAGGCAGTAGTTGATTCAGTATACTCGTTTGAGAATGCCGCAGAGGCTCACACAAAGATGCTTACAGGTAAAGGCCTCTTTGGCAAAATCCTGATGAAACCAGAAGCATAG
- a CDS encoding HpcH/HpaI aldolase/citrate lyase family protein, translating to MTRLFRSLLFVPGNNSRFLEKAKTVQADIVCFDLEDSIPDSEKVNARNLIKEALKSRSQYTPDIYVRTNSPISGKIPDDLEQIIQKGIDGVVIPKVNNSKELLKIEKMIAGLEKKRKLGPISLLPSIESAQGVVNAYDIASCSKRISAVVFGVFDLLNDMGIEYTKQPEGAKYARAKVPLDAKAAGVHAIDAIWQDLKDEDGLKEDCVIGKSLGYVGKSIIHPDQIPITHEAFLPNKSEVEWARKVCDTYLESTKDGRGATVVDGKMIDEVHYKRAKALLDLAKN from the coding sequence ATGACAAGGCTTTTCCGTAGCCTTTTGTTTGTGCCGGGAAACAACTCTCGTTTTTTAGAAAAGGCAAAAACCGTTCAGGCAGATATTGTGTGTTTTGATCTTGAGGATTCTATTCCGGATTCTGAAAAAGTAAACGCCCGTAATCTAATAAAAGAGGCGCTAAAATCACGTTCACAATATACACCAGACATCTATGTCAGAACAAACTCGCCTATCTCTGGAAAAATTCCAGACGATCTTGAACAAATTATACAAAAAGGAATTGACGGAGTAGTGATACCCAAAGTAAACAATTCAAAAGAGCTACTAAAGATCGAAAAAATGATTGCAGGTCTTGAAAAAAAGCGAAAACTAGGACCCATCTCCCTTTTACCGTCAATAGAGTCTGCGCAGGGAGTCGTAAATGCATATGATATCGCGTCTTGCAGCAAAAGAATCTCTGCGGTAGTCTTTGGCGTATTTGATCTGCTAAATGACATGGGAATAGAATACACAAAACAGCCAGAAGGCGCAAAATACGCAAGGGCCAAAGTCCCACTTGATGCAAAGGCAGCAGGAGTGCACGCAATTGACGCAATATGGCAGGACCTAAAGGACGAGGATGGGCTCAAAGAAGACTGTGTAATTGGAAAAAGTCTTGGCTATGTTGGAAAAAGCATCATACACCCTGATCAAATACCGATCACTCATGAGGCATTTCTTCCAAACAAATCAGAAGTTGAATGGGCCCGCAAAGTTTGTGACACCTATTTAGAATCAACAAAAGATGGAAGGGGCGCCACAGTAGTTGATGGAAAGATGATTGACGAGGTTCACTACAAACGCGCAAAGGCCTTGCTTGATTTGGCAAAAAACTAA